Genomic window (Caldinitratiruptor microaerophilus):
GGCGGCCGTCCTGGGGTACGCGGGCTTCGCCCTGCCGGCCTTCTGGTTCGGCATCATCCTCCAGCAGATCTTCGCCCTCAGACTGGGCGTGCTCCCGCTCTCGGACATGCACACGATCGGCCGGCAGGGCGACCTCCTCGACCTGATCCGTCACATGGTCCTGCCGGTCACCACGCTCGTGGTGATCAACCTGGCCGGATACCTGAAGTACGCCCGCGCCAGCATGCTGGAGGTGCTCGGGCAGGACTACATCCGTACCGCGCGCGCCAAGGGCGCCTCCGAACGGCGCGTGATCTTCCGGCACGCGCTCCGCAACGCCCTCATCCCGATCGTGACGGTCCTCGGCCTGGACCTGCCCGGGATCGTCGCCGGCGCCACCCTGACCGAGACGGTGTTCAACTGGCCGGGCATGGGCCGGCTCTTCGTCCAGATGGCCTTCGCCCGGGAGTACCCGGTCCTGATGGCGATCACCGTGGTGACCACTGCCGTCGTGGTCCTCGGCAACCTCCTCGCCGACGTCCTGTACGCCGTCGTCGACCCGAGGGTCCGCCTCGGGGTCCGGGGGACGGAGCCGGCGTGAGCACTCCGGTCGCGGGCTTGCCGCATCCCGACGGCGCGTTCGGCCTCCCGGCGGGGGCCTGGCGGCGGTTCGCCCGCAACCCGCTCGCGGTGGCGGGGGCCGCCGTGCTGCTGATCTTCATCGTGCTCGCGCTGGTCGCCCCGTACATCAGCCCGCACGACCCCGCGGCGGTCGACCTGCTGAACGTGAACGCCCCGCCGAGCCGCGCTCACCCCCTGGGCACCGACCCGATCGGCCGCGACATCCTGTCACGGCTCCTGTACGGCGCGCGCATCTCGCTCCTGGTGGGCTTCACGGTCGCCGCCGGCGCCGTGACCGTCGGGTCGCTGGTAGGGGCCGTGGCCGGGTACTTCGGCGGCTGGGCCGACACGGTGCTCATGCGGCTCGTCGACGTGATGCTCTCCTACCCCTCCCTGTTCCTCAACATCCTGGTGCTGGTCCTCTTCGGCGGCGACTTCAAGTACCTCGTGCTCATCCTCATCCTCAACAGCTGGATGGGCGTGGCGCGCCTGGTGCGCGCCTCGTTCCTGCAACTGCGCGAGATGCCTTACGTCGAAGCGGCCCGGGCCATCGGCGTTCCGACGTGGAGGATCATGTTGCGGCACCTGCTGCCCGGCGCCAGCGCCCCCATCATCGTCTACGGCACGCTCATGGTCGGCACCGCCATCCTCGTGGAGTCCGCCCTGTCCTTCCTCGGCCTCGGGGTCCAGCCGCCCCAGACCAGCTGGGGGCAGATGCTCTTCAAGGCCCAGGAGTACATGCTCACGAACCCGTGGCTGGCGGTGTATCCCGGCCTGTGCATCTTCCTGACCGTGCTGGCGGTGAACTTCGTGGGCGACGGGATCCGCGACGCCCTCGACCCCCGCCAGCCGGCGCGGATCCCGCGCAGGAGGATGGCCCTTTGGCGCGCCCGCCTCTCAAGGTGAGGCCAGCGGCGGGCCGGGCGTCGATCGAGTAGGCGCCCGGGTCACTCCGGAGCCTCTCACAAGGCCTAGACTTCGGTCGAACTGCTGGTTGGCAGCTTATGGGTAGCGGGCGAGGAAGCATGTAACCGCCACCAGGGCTGGTGTGTCGTGCTGCACGCGGCCGCCAGCGTGGTTCCGCTGCCGGCGGGGATGATCCTTCGGGCGCCCTCGTGAGGGGAGGACCGTAATATTCGCTGCCGCCGATCCCCGTCCCAAGTCCTGCGGGCCTTCGCCAAGGCATCGGGATGGGAAGTCCATTGCGAGTATGTGGACCAGGCGCCGGCCAACGACCTGCTGCACCGCTCAGAGTGGCGGCGGCGGCTGCAAGACGCGGCCCCGCGGCGCTTCAGTCCGGTCCCGGTGTTCAAGCCGGACCGGGCCTTCCGGTTGGTCAACCACATGCACGACACCCTGGCGGCGTGCGAGCCCCTGGGGAGCGGGTTCCGGTCGGTGCACGAGGGGATCGACACCCAGTCGGCCCTGGGCAGGCTGCTGATGAACCTGCTGGCCTCCCTGGGCCGGTTCGAAGTTGAGCTGATCAGCTAACGAGTAGGCGCGGGCATGCAGCGAGCGCGCCGGCAGGGCGAACGCATCGGGCGGCCCCGATCCCTGGACCGGTCACAGGCCGCAGCCCGGTGGCCCGCCCTACGGGATGAGCTGCTGGTGGGGCGGCTGAGCGCACGCCACGCCGCCTGCCGACTGGACGTGGGGGCGGCCACGGTATACCGCAGCTGGCCGCCGACCGTGAGGGTCAGACGGAGCATAAGGCGTTCCGAAACGGGAGTGCCGTGGAGGGGCCTGAGATGGTGCTTCCCACTGACCCCTGATGATCCGTTGCGTGGAGTCACCTCTGAACGGGGTGAATAGGGCCGTGGCAAAGGGACTGAGGCCGATTTTTTCCATACGCTGCCAGCCCGGACGAGTTCATCGAAAGCGGGTTCGGAATCGAAGGGTCCACCGACGCGGACGTCCGCGTTGCAGGAGTTCCCAAGCCGGTGCCGTAAGCTACTCCGGTACCCACACGGCCCCAGGGGGCAAGCAGTGCTTCTTGGCGGGGCCGATTTACAAGAACACCTCAAGGCCCTGAGCTGCCCGGAGTACTCGGGAGGCAAGTGGGACTGGCACGACTCATTCCTAGGTTTCCGGATGGGGTGGCCTTCGTGAATCGCACCGCGGAGATCGCCGATACCATGGACCGCCATTCGGACGTCTACCTGCGTTACGGTTCCGTGACCTTCACGTCACTCACCCGCAGCGGAGAGCGCGAATCGGAGAAGGATTTCGAGGTGGCGGTCCGGTGTGAAGTCGTCGCCGTGCAACAATGCCCCTCGCCGGACCAAAGGAGGCCTACCATGTTCAGGTGTCGAGTGCTTCGGACCGCCGTCGCCTCCCTGCTCGGTTTCGTGGTGGTGGCGGCGGGCGCTCCGGCCCGAGGTGCGGCCGAGCCCGTCCACGACGTTTCCGCCGTGGCCGAGGCCGCCCGCGCCTCGGTCGTGGGCATCCTGGTAACTGTTCCGAGTGGCGACCCCGGCGAGCCCCGGAGAGACCATGCGGCCGCCACGGGCTTCGTGTACCGGCCAGGTTACGTGATCACGAACGCCCATGTTGTCAAGGACGCGGTCGAGGTTCAGATCCTCTTTCCGGATCGCTCCGTGACGGTGGTATCGGATGTTTCCCGAAGCGTCTTGCGGGACGAGGTGGCCGACATCGCCGTCATCCGGGTCGACACCCGGGGACTCCACCCGCTGCCCTTCGCTAATTCAGACGCCGTGCGGGTGGGAGAACCGGTGATCGCCATCGGCAACCCCCTGGGCTTCCGCCTAGGGAACACTGTGACGGCTGGGATCCTGAGTGGCGTGGGGCGCGCGGTCGGGACGGGCCTACCGTTTCTCCAACTTGACGCTGCGATCAACCCCGGCAATAGCGGCGGACCCCTGCTCAACCGGGAGGGCAGGGTGATCGGAATCAACTCGGCCAAGATCGCTGACGTGGGCATCGAAGGGCTGGCACTTGCCATCCCGGCCAACCTGGCACGCGAAGTGGCGGACGAACTGATCGCCCGTGGCAAGGTCGAGCGGGTCTGGCTTGGCCTGAGGTTCGTAGAGGGCTGGAAGGCCTACTTCGGCGTGCCCAACGAGGACGGGGTCGAGATCGAGTCCGTGGTTCCCGACGGGCCAGCGGGGCAGGTTGGACTCCGGTCGGGAGACCGGCTCGTGCGGATCGACGGCCGGCCAGTGGGCACCGAGGACGAAATCAACGCCTACCTGCTGCATAGGCGGCCGGGAGAGGCCGTGAGCATCATGGTTCGACGAAAGGGGCAGGTGCTTGAGACCCGGGTGGTCCTGGAAGCCCGGGCCCGCCTTCAGGAGGAAGTACTGCCGCCGCCGGGGCCGGGACGGGGCATCCTCGTCCATCTGACGCCTGCGCAGATCCGGGACGCCGCGGAGTACGGGGAGACACTCATCTGGCAGGGGTTGGACGCCCTTGTAGCCGACTACACGGCGCAGAGCGGGGATGCCGAAGCGGTCCTGTACACTGAGTTCACATACGTGGCACGGCGCGTGCTGTCAGCCCTGTGGGCCACGGGTCAGCATCCCAGCGAAGCGTTCCAGCGGGCCGCGGCTGACGCCATTCGGGGACAGCTCGAGGTCGTGGTCGAGATGACCGGACCTGGCCCCGGCTTCCTGGACGGCGCCTCAGCCGTGCTCCGCCAGGGGGCGCTGGCGGTGCCTGGCCGGGTCGTGCGTGGCCCGGGATACGCCGTGTCGCCGGAGGGGAACAGTGCCACCGGCCAGGTTAGCTTCCGGTTTGACTCGACTGGGCTCGATCCGGCGGGTGAGGTTGACGTCGTGGTGACCCCCCCGCACGGGCGCTCGTACGTCTTCCACTATGCACTCGCCGACCTTCGCTGACAAACCGCGAGCTCCAAAGATGTGAAGCCCCCGGCTGGTGTCAAGGGTCAGCTGATTCCCACGCCTGTGTCATGCAATTCCCCAGGGTCTGTGGATTCCCCCCCCCCGTGTCACGTAATTCCCCACCCAGGGCATCGACGGCGCTGACCCCAAGTGAGCGAACCGGCAGCGGGCCGTTGGCGGAGCGAGGTGCTCAGCCGCCCGGCTCCTGCAGGGGGCGGTTAGGGCCGCTGCCCTTCTGTTTGCCGCCCAGGGAGCCCCGGTGCCGGCGTCAGCCGGCATGCAGGAGTCGGGCAGAAGGCGCCTGCCAGCGCACGTAGCAGGGTCCACGTGCCCGAGTCTGTCTTGGCCCGCCACACCCGTCGTGCTTGCAGGTCCAGCGGCTGGGCCCGGGGGCGGCGATCGGGCAGCTGGCGAGCTCCAAGCCCACCGCATGGGTTAGTCCTCTCCTCGCGCGTGAATGGCCACGCGTTGTGCTTCGGCCGCATACGGGCGGGCCGGCCGGTGCAGGGGGCGGTAGCTCTCCCCGCTCATGAGCACGTGGAGCGAACTGTTGACGAGGCGATCCACCGCCCCTTCGGCCAGAACGGGGGTGGGGAAGAGGGCATACCCCAGTCCTGCGGCGCACGGTTGGAGACGATGATCTGGGAGCGCCGGCGGTAACGCTCGCAGATGAGCTCGTACAGGTCCCTGGGTTTGCGACACGGTGAACTCCCGGAGGCCGAAGTCGTCCAGGCTGAGCAGGTCGGGCTGCAGGTAATGCCGCAGGCGGGCTTCCCAGGTGCCGTCGGCATGGGTGCCCGCGAGGTCGGCCAGGAGCCGGCCGGTTTTCGTGTAGAGCACGTCAAAGCCTTTCAGGCAGGCGGCATGGCCCAGGGCCTGGGCGATGTGGGAGTTGCCGACCCTCCGGGACCGCGACGTCCAGGTCGACGTTGCCCGCTGCGCGCTCGCTATGGTCATCGGCCGCCTCCTCGACCCCCAGAGCAAGCGAGCGACCCACGAGTGGCTCCCCGAGATCTACCTGCCGAACTTGAGACCGGCGTGCCGTCCCTGCAGCACCTCTACCGCACCCTGGACTACCTGGTGGAGGCGAAGGAGCAGCTGGAGGACCACATGTACGGCCAGCTCCGGGACCTCCTGAACCTGCGCCTGAACCTCGTGTTCTACGATGTCACCAGCACCTACTTCGAAGGCGACCACTGCCCGCTGGCCGAGTACGGTTACTCCCGGGACCACCGGCCGGACCGCAAGCAGATCACGATCGGGCTCCTAGTCCTAGTCAGTCCCGAAGGCCTGCCCATCGCCCATGAGGTCTTCCGCGGCGGCACCGTCGACTACACCACGGTCCCCGGTGTGCTCGAGCGGCTGCAGAAGCGCTTCGGCGTCCAAAGCTGCGCCTTCGTGAGCCACCGGGGTACGGTCACCGCCGAGAACCTCCGGCGCCTGCACGAGGCGGGTTCCCCGTACGTCCTCGGCTACCACAAGCGGGGCCGGGCCCTCAGCGACCAGCTCCTGGCCGAACACACCGACCTGGCGGCTTACACCGAAGGGCCCGACGGCCTCCTATACAAGGAGACCCCCCTGGCGACGGACCCCGAAGACGGCTCGCCGCTGCCGGGTACCACCCGCACGCTCCTGTGCTACAACGAGGCCAAAGCCCAGGAAGACCGGGCGCTCCGTGAAGTGGCCCTGGCGGAGGCGGAGGCCGCACTCCGAGACCTGCAGCAGCGCCTGGCCACCCAGGACCGGCGCCGGGGCCGCAAGTTCACCGCCAAGGGCGTGATGCTGCGGGTGGCGGAGATCCTTGGCCACAAGGGTGTGGCGAAGTTCTTCCAGGTGGCGTACGACGGGCGTGAGCTGCGGTTCGAGCGAGACGAAGCGGCCATCGCCAAGGAGACCCTGCGGGACGGCAAGTTCCTGGTGCAGACCAGCGCCGACCTGTCGCCCTGGGACGTGATCCGGGCCTACAAGAACCTGCAGCGGGTGGAGACGGCCTTTCGGGAGCTGAAGGACTTCCTCCGCATCCGCCCTGTCTACCACTGGAACGAACAGCGGGTGCGGGGTCACGTGTTCACCTGCGTGCTGGCATACCTGTTCGAGCAGTGGATGGAGGTGGTCTACACCCGGCACGTGGAGGCCCGACTGGCCGAGGCCGCCCGGACGGCCGATCCGGCCGCCCGGGAGGAGGAGGTTCGCCGGCTGCAGAGCTCCCGGCTGACGGGGCGGCGGATCCTGGACCTTCTGAGCCGGCTGCACGCGACGGCGCAGACCTTCGTGGGGAAGCCGTTCTACGCCGTGACGACCCCAACCCCCCAGGTGGGCCACGTGCTAAAGGTTCTGGACGTCCCACCGCCGTCGGCTCCTTCCGCGTCGAGCCAGCTGCCCCTCACACCACCCCCAGGTTCCCGGGCGCCCCGGGGGCCTAGTACTACTACGTTAGGTCATTCCAAATTCGAATGATAGTCTTGCAGGATTTCCAGAAAATATCGAGCATCCATGAACTACCAGCAAGGCGTTGCCCTTCGCGAGCTCCTGGAACAGTTCCTGGCCCAAATCCTCTTTGCTGTCTGCTCCCGCAACCAGCAACACCAGCGGGGGAGTGTATACGTTCGAGGTCTGCTGCTAGATGGCGAACGCAAGTCCGTGGGAGCCATGGCCGAGAGGATACCCGATGGGAACGAACAGGCCATGTAGCAGTTCGTCAGCCAAAGCACCAGGCCATGTGAGCCCGTCCGAAACGGTTGGCCCAGTACATGGAGCCTCTCTTGCCCAGAGAAGGCGTCTGGGTCGTCGACGAAACGGTTTCCCCAAGAAGGGGAAGCACTCCGTGGGCGTGGCCCGCCAGTACTGTGGCACCCTCGGCAAGGTCGGCAACTGCCAGGTGGCGGTAAGCCTGCACTATGCGACACCGGCCGGGCCTGTTTTCGCCCACGCTATTTGTCGCCGCGTTGACCGGAGTGGTTGGCGCTGGAAGGGGACGAGGAGATGGGTGTGGAAGAGCCTGGGGAGGTCGAGCCTCCCCCTTTTCGCGCGGGGGGTGGAAATAAAGACACCTGCCCCGGGTCGAGTTTCGCAGCCAAGCCCCGGGGCAGGCTTCAGAGGAGTTACCTCTGCGTGTCCATCATACTGCCCCTTGCGGTCTCAGTCAAAGCGTACTTACGCCGGTACGGCCGTGACGGACCCGCACTGGCGCTTCGTTGTGCAGGCTGCGGCCGGCAGATGCGGGAGCATGGCGCCCACCATCGGTCAGTGGTTACCCGCCGGCGCATCTACCGCATCCCCATCTACCGCTGGTTCTGTCCCCGGTGCAAGCACACGTGCTCAGTCCTGCCGGACTTTCTGTGTCCGTACGCCCGCTTTGTCACGCTGCTGCGGGAAGTGGTCGTGCGCCGGCGCCTTCAGCAAGGGAGGTCGTGGAGGGATCTCGCCTGGGAAATCAGTTCACCGGCGGTCAGTGTGGTGTCGGAGCGAACGTTGCGCCGGTGGGTGCGTACGGTTCGCGGTATCGCGGGGACTTGGGGACAGTTCCTGACCGCCTGGCTGCTGGAACAGCGACCCGCCGTCGACGTCTTCACGCTGGTCCCCCGCCACGAGGGTCCCGACGCCGCCCTCCACTTTTTGCTCGCGCTGGGTGACTGGCTCCGGCGGCAGATGCCTGTGGACCCTGTCCGCCACCGTGGGCTGTTTGCGTTCCTGAACAGTTTTTGCGAGGCGCCGGCACCCCTGTGAGGTACGGCTATACCCCCCACCACAAACTTTGTCCCTCCCGGCTGGCTCGGCGTGCCGGCCATAATGGCGGCAACGACGCCAGCAGGGGAGGGATTCCATGGACGAGCAGCAGCGGGAAGAGATCGCCACCTTCCGCTGGAGCCTCATCGCCCCCGTACTGACCCAGAACCTGAGCCCGTCCGAGCGCCAGCGCCTGTTGCGGGAGATCGCCGGGCACCCGCACGAGATCCCTTCCAGTGACAAGACCCGAGTCGGGCTCAGGACGCTGCAGCGCTGGGTCCAGGCCTACCGGCAGCACGGGTTCGAGGGGCTCAAACCGCACACCCGGGCGGATGCGGACCAGGGACGGGCCGTTCCCCCGGAGGTCCTGGAAGCGGCGATCGCCTTGCGGCGGGCGGTGCCCGACCGCAGTGTGCAACAGATCATCGCCTTGCTCGAGCTGGACGGAAAGGTCGCACCCGGGCGTCTCAAACGCACCACCCTGGGCCGCTACCTGGCCCGGGCAGGCTGCACCCGCCAGGAGTTGCGCAGCAAAGCCGCCCGGAGTTTGCTCCGCCGGTTTGAGGCCCAACACCGCAACGACCTGTGGCAAGGAGACGTCCTGCACGCCCTGTCGCTGCCGGTGCCGGGACAACCCGGGAAGCGGCGCCAAGTCTACCTCATGGCTTTCCTCGACGACCATAGCCGAGTCGTTTACGGCCAGATGTATTTCGAGGAGAAGCTCCCCCGCCTGGAGGACTGCCTCAAACGCACCATCCTCCGCTACGGCCTGCCCCGCCAGATCTACGTGGACAACGGGGCGATCTACTCCACCCGCCACCTGGCCCGGATCTGCGCCAAGCTCGGGATCCGCCTCAGCCACTCCCGCCCCTACCGACCCCAGGGGCGGGGAAAGGTTGAAAAGTTTTTCCAGTACGTCCGCCGCAGCTTTGTACCCGAAGCGCACGCGCTGGTCGAAGCCGGCCAGCTCCGCACCCTGGACGAACTCAACGAGTTCTTCTGGGCCTGGCTCGAGGTGGCCTACCTCAGTCGCCCCCACGGCAGCACCCACCAGACCCCCCGCCAGCGGTTCGAGGCGGACACCGAGCCCTTGCGCCGCATCGACCCTACGGCCCTGCGGGAGGTGTTCCTCTGGGAGGAGCAGCGGGTCGTCGACAAGACCGGATGCTTCTCCCTGCATGGGAACCGCTACGAGGTCGACGCCGCCCTCAGCGGCCACCGGGTGCTCCTGCGCTACGACCCCTACGACCTCAGCCAGATCCAGGTCTGGCACGAGGGAAAGCGTTTCCCGGACGCTGCCCCCCTCCAGCTCCGCCGCACTCACCACCACGCCGTCCCTGCCCCGGCCCAACCCCCGTCCAGCGACGGGATGAACTTCCTCACCCTGGCCCGCAAGCACCACGAGGCCGAGAAGCAGCGCCGCCTGGGTCAGACCTCTTACGCTCGCCTGGTCGGCCACAAGGACGGTGAGCCGTCACGCTGACCGAGTACTTCGGCCTCAAAGCGGTGCCCTTCGCCAGGGAGATTCCCACCGACCGGCTGTTCCCCGCTCCCCAGCACCAGGAACTGCTTGCTCGCCTCCAGTACGCCATCCGCCACCGCGCGTTCGCGGTCGTCACGGGTGAGGTCGGCGCCGGGAAGTCCACCGCCATCCGGGCCCTGTACGATCAGCTCGACCGGACCCGCCACCTGTTCGTGTACATCGCCGACTCCCGTCTCACCCCCAGCGCGTTCTACCGAGACGTGCTCACCCAGCTTGGGGTGGCCCCGCCTTCTCTGTTCCACGGGCGGGAGGTGAAACGGCTTTTCGAGCGCACCATCCTGGACGGTTACACCACCAACGGCCGTCAGCCAGTGATCGTCATCGACGAGGCCCACCTCCTCAGCGGCGCCATGCTCCAGGAGGTCCGCTTCCTCCTGAACTTCCACATGGACTCCATCTCGCCGCTGACGTTCATCCTCGCCGGCCAGAGCGAACTCCGGGGGCTGCTCCGGCTTCGCACCTTCGAGGCCATCGCCCAGCGGGTTCAGGTGCGCTTCCACCTCACCGGCCTCGGGGAGGCCGAGACTCTGGCCTACATCCAGCACCATCTCCACCTGGCCGGCGCCGACCGGCCCCTCTTCTCCGAGCAGGCCCTGCGCAAGATCGTCACGGAGTCCCGGGGCATCCCGCGGGTCATCAACACGATCTGCACGAGCTGCCTCCTGGACGCTTGCGCCCATGACCAGCGCCTAGTGGAGGAGGCCCACGTCGAGCGGGTGCTGCTGGAGCTGCAGGATACCCAGGCCCCCAGAGGAGGTAGCCCGTGGTGACAGACTTTCGCCTGCAACACGCCGGGGTTTCACTCCGGCTTTACGGGTACGAGATCACCGACCTGCTCGACCTGCTGGAGGCCGCCATCCGGCAGGCCACGACCGGAGATGGGGTCCGGCGCGGCCAGGCGGTCACGGCGTTCATCCTGGGCTACCGTCTGCTCCACCGGTTACGGGACCTGAAGAGCCGGCCCACGTGCCGGCTCGACCTTCCCGTCTTCCGGTATATCGAGGACTACGAGCATTGGTGGTGGCGCCTCTACCGGGAGTTCGTTCACAGCCCCGGGGTCAACCACCCGTACGGCCCTGGTGGATTCTAGTGGCTGCCGGCCCTGCATTTCGGACTCTGGGGCGCATCCTTACCACGGGCTGCGCCCCTTCAGCGCCAGCGGACCGGTCACATCTCATGAACGGCCATGACATCGTCGCTGGTCACCGGAGCGACAAATAGCGCGGGCAGCAACACCGGGCCGGTAGCCTGCCCCTCAACTTCCGGCTGTACCTGCCTGAGGAGTGGGTGAACGATCCCGAGCGGTGCCGGAAAGCAGGCGTTCCGGAAGATGCGATTCAGTACATGCCCATATGGCAGATCGCCCTGGACCTGATCGATGAAGCCGGGCGCTGGCAACTGGTGGACCAGATCGTGAATGCCGATGCAGCGTACGGGCGGGTCACCGAGTTTCGAGAGGGCCTGGGCGAACGCGGTCTGGAGTACGTGGTGGCGGTTGACAGTGACCACATCGGGTGCTGGCTGGGCGAGGTGCCGGCCACCCCTCGGCCCTATCGGGGCCGCGGCCGGCCTTCTACCCGGCCCCACTACGGCGATCACCGACCCCTTTCCACCCTGCAGGTGGCGCAGAGCCTCCCGAAGGAAGCCTGGCAGCAGGTCACCTGGGACCAGGGCTGCAAGGGCCACTTGCGCTCCCGTTTCGCCGCTGTTCGTGTCCATAGGGCCCACAGCTACCAGGCAGGTGCGCCGCCGCGGACGGAAGAGTGGCTGCTCATCGAATGGCCGGAGGGGGAACTGAAGCCGACGGACTACTGGCTCTCGAACCTACGGGCCGATACCCCGCTCGAACGCTTGGTTCGTTTGG
Coding sequences:
- a CDS encoding ABC transporter permease, whose amino-acid sequence is MIPFLVRRILQSLLVLLLVSMVTFSLIHAAPGGPVQIFLRPGLSPELVQAQIHNLGLDRPLPVQYLEWLGRLLRGDFGTTFKTGTPVGQILWPTLKNTVILMTTAWVLTLLIAIPWGIYNSTRPYGLWDTVAAVLGYAGFALPAFWFGIILQQIFALRLGVLPLSDMHTIGRQGDLLDLIRHMVLPVTTLVVINLAGYLKYARASMLEVLGQDYIRTARAKGASERRVIFRHALRNALIPIVTVLGLDLPGIVAGATLTETVFNWPGMGRLFVQMAFAREYPVLMAITVVTTAVVVLGNLLADVLYAVVDPRVRLGVRGTEPA
- the opp4C gene encoding oligopeptide ABC transporter permease; the encoded protein is MSTPVAGLPHPDGAFGLPAGAWRRFARNPLAVAGAAVLLIFIVLALVAPYISPHDPAAVDLLNVNAPPSRAHPLGTDPIGRDILSRLLYGARISLLVGFTVAAGAVTVGSLVGAVAGYFGGWADTVLMRLVDVMLSYPSLFLNILVLVLFGGDFKYLVLILILNSWMGVARLVRASFLQLREMPYVEAARAIGVPTWRIMLRHLLPGASAPIIVYGTLMVGTAILVESALSFLGLGVQPPQTSWGQMLFKAQEYMLTNPWLAVYPGLCIFLTVLAVNFVGDGIRDALDPRQPARIPRRRMALWRARLSR
- a CDS encoding recombinase family protein, which produces MRAFAKASGWEVHCEYVDQAPANDLLHRSEWRRRLQDAAPRRFSPVPVFKPDRAFRLVNHMHDTLAACEPLGSGFRSVHEGIDTQSALGRLLMNLLASLGRFEVELIS
- a CDS encoding S1C family serine protease; protein product: MFRCRVLRTAVASLLGFVVVAAGAPARGAAEPVHDVSAVAEAARASVVGILVTVPSGDPGEPRRDHAAATGFVYRPGYVITNAHVVKDAVEVQILFPDRSVTVVSDVSRSVLRDEVADIAVIRVDTRGLHPLPFANSDAVRVGEPVIAIGNPLGFRLGNTVTAGILSGVGRAVGTGLPFLQLDAAINPGNSGGPLLNREGRVIGINSAKIADVGIEGLALAIPANLAREVADELIARGKVERVWLGLRFVEGWKAYFGVPNEDGVEIESVVPDGPAGQVGLRSGDRLVRIDGRPVGTEDEINAYLLHRRPGEAVSIMVRRKGQVLETRVVLEARARLQEEVLPPPGPGRGILVHLTPAQIRDAAEYGETLIWQGLDALVADYTAQSGDAEAVLYTEFTYVARRVLSALWATGQHPSEAFQRAAADAIRGQLEVVVEMTGPGPGFLDGASAVLRQGALAVPGRVVRGPGYAVSPEGNSATGQVSFRFDSTGLDPAGEVDVVVTPPHGRSYVFHYALADLR
- a CDS encoding ATP-binding protein: MTIASAQRATSTWTSRSRRVGNSHIAQALGHAACLKGFDVLYTKTGRLLADLAGTHADGTWEARLRHYLQPDLLSLDDFGLREFTVSQTQGPVRAHLRALPPALPDHRLQPCAAGLGYALFPTPVLAEGAVDRLVNSSLHVLMSGESYRPLHRPARPYAAEAQRVAIHARGED
- a CDS encoding IS1634 family transposase; this encodes MAPRDLPAELETGVPSLQHLYRTLDYLVEAKEQLEDHMYGQLRDLLNLRLNLVFYDVTSTYFEGDHCPLAEYGYSRDHRPDRKQITIGLLVLVSPEGLPIAHEVFRGGTVDYTTVPGVLERLQKRFGVQSCAFVSHRGTVTAENLRRLHEAGSPYVLGYHKRGRALSDQLLAEHTDLAAYTEGPDGLLYKETPLATDPEDGSPLPGTTRTLLCYNEAKAQEDRALREVALAEAEAALRDLQQRLATQDRRRGRKFTAKGVMLRVAEILGHKGVAKFFQVAYDGRELRFERDEAAIAKETLRDGKFLVQTSADLSPWDVIRAYKNLQRVETAFRELKDFLRIRPVYHWNEQRVRGHVFTCVLAYLFEQWMEVVYTRHVEARLAEAARTADPAAREEEVRRLQSSRLTGRRILDLLSRLHATAQTFVGKPFYAVTTPTPQVGHVLKVLDVPPPSAPSASSQLPLTPPPGSRAPRGPSTTTLGHSKFE
- a CDS encoding transposase, yielding MNYQQGVALRELLEQFLAQILFAVCSRNQQHQRGSVYVRGLLLDGERKSVGAMAERIPDGNEQAM
- a CDS encoding DUF6431 domain-containing protein — its product is MSIILPLAVSVKAYLRRYGRDGPALALRCAGCGRQMREHGAHHRSVVTRRRIYRIPIYRWFCPRCKHTCSVLPDFLCPYARFVTLLREVVVRRRLQQGRSWRDLAWEISSPAVSVVSERTLRRWVRTVRGIAGTWGQFLTAWLLEQRPAVDVFTLVPRHEGPDAALHFLLALGDWLRRQMPVDPVRHRGLFAFLNSFCEAPAPL
- a CDS encoding DDE-type integrase/transposase/recombinase, which translates into the protein MDEQQREEIATFRWSLIAPVLTQNLSPSERQRLLREIAGHPHEIPSSDKTRVGLRTLQRWVQAYRQHGFEGLKPHTRADADQGRAVPPEVLEAAIALRRAVPDRSVQQIIALLELDGKVAPGRLKRTTLGRYLARAGCTRQELRSKAARSLLRRFEAQHRNDLWQGDVLHALSLPVPGQPGKRRQVYLMAFLDDHSRVVYGQMYFEEKLPRLEDCLKRTILRYGLPRQIYVDNGAIYSTRHLARICAKLGIRLSHSRPYRPQGRGKVEKFFQYVRRSFVPEAHALVEAGQLRTLDELNEFFWAWLEVAYLSRPHGSTHQTPRQRFEADTEPLRRIDPTALREVFLWEEQRVVDKTGCFSLHGNRYEVDAALSGHRVLLRYDPYDLSQIQVWHEGKRFPDAAPLQLRRTHHHAVPAPAQPPSSDGMNFLTLARKHHEAEKQRRLGQTSYARLVGHKDGEPSR
- a CDS encoding ExeA family protein: MPFAREIPTDRLFPAPQHQELLARLQYAIRHRAFAVVTGEVGAGKSTAIRALYDQLDRTRHLFVYIADSRLTPSAFYRDVLTQLGVAPPSLFHGREVKRLFERTILDGYTTNGRQPVIVIDEAHLLSGAMLQEVRFLLNFHMDSISPLTFILAGQSELRGLLRLRTFEAIAQRVQVRFHLTGLGEAETLAYIQHHLHLAGADRPLFSEQALRKIVTESRGIPRVINTICTSCLLDACAHDQRLVEEAHVERVLLELQDTQAPRGGSPW
- a CDS encoding IS701 family transposase; the protein is MPLNFRLYLPEEWVNDPERCRKAGVPEDAIQYMPIWQIALDLIDEAGRWQLVDQIVNADAAYGRVTEFREGLGERGLEYVVAVDSDHIGCWLGEVPATPRPYRGRGRPSTRPHYGDHRPLSTLQVAQSLPKEAWQQVTWDQGCKGHLRSRFAAVRVHRAHSYQAGAPPRTEEWLLIEWPEGELKPTDYWLSNLRADTPLERLVRLAKMRRHTEQDYQQLKEELGLDHFEGRSWLGWNRHVTLVMIAFPFLLQERLRGQKGGTLVSFP